One Anaerotignum faecicola DNA window includes the following coding sequences:
- a CDS encoding phosphopentomutase, with translation MKRAVIIVLDSVGIGELPDAYKFGDEGSNTLVNIKKSVPSLNLQNLCALGLGNIDGEDIELLGKVQKPKGCYGKMAEASIGKDTTTGHWEIAGIITKEPFPTFTETGFPAEVIDSLEAETGLSFLGNFAMSGTEIIKLLGDEHVKNGSPIVYTSADSVFQIAAHEDIIPVEKLYDICKKARKILTGKYGVARVIARPFTGSDGNYTRTKNRKDFSLPPTSKTILDYAKEKGMTVAAVGKIEDIFENQGITKSNHTTNNSEGIDATIEYLQQDFEGILFTNLVDYDMVYGHRNDVKGYAAALEEFDKRLPEIESYLKDGDILFITADHGCDPTTPSTDHSREYVPILACGKNIMPGINLGIRKTFSDLGKTISDYLNLGADFEGTSFLKEIQNK, from the coding sequence ATGAAAAGAGCAGTAATAATTGTATTAGACAGCGTAGGCATAGGCGAACTTCCGGATGCATATAAGTTCGGCGACGAAGGCAGCAATACTTTGGTTAATATAAAAAAATCCGTACCTTCGCTTAATCTCCAAAACCTTTGCGCCCTCGGATTGGGGAATATAGACGGCGAGGATATAGAACTTCTCGGAAAAGTTCAAAAGCCTAAGGGATGCTATGGAAAAATGGCGGAGGCTTCAATAGGAAAAGACACAACTACAGGACACTGGGAAATAGCCGGAATCATAACAAAAGAGCCTTTTCCGACGTTTACCGAAACAGGTTTTCCGGCAGAAGTAATCGACAGTCTTGAAGCTGAAACAGGATTAAGCTTTCTCGGAAATTTTGCGATGTCCGGCACTGAAATAATAAAACTTTTGGGCGATGAACATGTTAAAAACGGAAGCCCCATTGTTTACACATCAGCTGACAGCGTATTTCAAATTGCAGCGCACGAGGATATAATACCTGTAGAAAAATTATATGATATATGCAAAAAAGCACGGAAAATACTCACAGGCAAATACGGCGTCGCCCGCGTTATAGCCCGCCCGTTTACAGGCTCCGACGGAAATTACACAAGGACAAAAAACCGCAAGGACTTTTCACTTCCGCCAACGTCAAAAACAATACTTGACTACGCAAAAGAAAAAGGAATGACGGTTGCCGCAGTCGGAAAAATAGAAGATATTTTTGAAAATCAGGGCATAACAAAATCAAACCACACGACAAACAACAGCGAAGGCATTGACGCAACCATTGAATACCTTCAACAGGATTTTGAAGGCATATTGTTTACAAACCTTGTAGACTACGACATGGTGTATGGTCATCGAAACGACGTTAAAGGTTATGCCGCGGCTCTTGAAGAATTTGACAAGCGTCTTCCTGAAATAGAATCGTACTTAAAAGACGGCGATATACTTTTTATTACAGCCGACCATGGATGCGATCCTACAACGCCGAGCACAGACCATTCCAGGGAATATGTGCCAATATTGGCGTGCGGAAAGAATATAATGCCCGGCATAAATCTTGGTATTAGAAAAACTTTTTCAGATCTCGGAAAAACAATAAGCGATTATTTAAACCTTGGTGCAGATTTTGAAGGCACGTCGTTCTTAAAGGAAATACAAAATAAATAA
- the lepA gene encoding translation elongation factor 4 → MSLSRQEKIRNFCIVAHIDHGKSTLADRLIQKTGLLTEREMQEQVLDNMELERERGITIKAQAVRLVYKANDGEEYVFNLIDTPGHVDFNYEVSRSLAACEGAILVVDAAQGIEAQTLANVYLAIDNNLEILPVINKIDLPSANPEMVIHEIEDIIGIPAETAPLISAKNGVNIDEVLERVVSDIPAPNGDESLPLKALIFDSVYDSYKGVIVIMRVVNGSIKKGTKVRMIATQKEFEVVEVGFFGPGRFVPCDELKAGDVGYMTASIKNVADTRVGDTITDALNPTEEPFPGYKKVNPMVYCGVFPADGAKYPDLRDALDKLQLNDASLFFEPETSVALGFGFRCGFLGLLHLEIIQERLEREFNLDLVTTAPSVIYKVYLTDGTDFEISNPSNMPDPARILKMEEPIVKAEIILPKDYIGPIMELCQQRRGEYISMEYLDDTRAMLVYHLPLNEIIYDFFDVLKSRSRGYASFDYDLIGYKESELVKLDILVNREVVDALSFIVHKESAVERGRKICEKLKKEIPRHLFEIPIQAAIGSKIVARTTVSAMRKDVLAKCYGGDISRKRKLLEKQKEGKKRMRQIGSVEVPQAAFMSVLKLEEE, encoded by the coding sequence ATGTCTTTATCCAGACAGGAGAAAATAAGGAATTTTTGTATTGTTGCCCACATAGACCACGGTAAAAGTACATTGGCGGACAGGCTTATACAGAAAACCGGCCTGCTTACGGAACGTGAAATGCAGGAACAGGTTTTAGATAATATGGAACTTGAAAGAGAAAGAGGCATAACTATAAAAGCGCAGGCTGTACGCCTCGTTTATAAGGCAAACGACGGTGAAGAATATGTTTTTAACCTTATAGATACGCCGGGACATGTTGATTTTAATTATGAAGTTTCAAGAAGCCTTGCAGCTTGTGAAGGGGCAATACTTGTAGTAGACGCCGCACAGGGAATAGAGGCGCAGACGCTTGCAAACGTATACTTGGCAATAGATAATAACCTTGAGATACTTCCCGTAATAAATAAAATAGATCTGCCGAGCGCCAACCCGGAAATGGTTATACATGAGATAGAAGACATTATAGGCATACCGGCGGAAACAGCGCCGCTTATTTCGGCAAAAAACGGCGTAAATATAGATGAAGTCTTAGAAAGAGTTGTTTCCGATATCCCGGCTCCGAATGGAGATGAAAGTTTGCCGCTTAAAGCCTTGATTTTTGATTCGGTATATGATTCCTATAAGGGAGTTATAGTAATAATGAGGGTTGTAAATGGAAGCATAAAAAAAGGCACAAAAGTTCGTATGATTGCTACGCAGAAAGAATTTGAAGTTGTCGAAGTCGGCTTTTTCGGACCGGGGAGATTTGTCCCTTGCGATGAACTGAAAGCCGGAGACGTTGGATATATGACGGCAAGCATAAAAAATGTAGCCGACACAAGGGTTGGCGATACGATTACCGATGCTTTAAATCCTACGGAAGAGCCGTTCCCGGGGTATAAGAAGGTTAACCCAATGGTATACTGTGGGGTTTTCCCGGCCGATGGGGCAAAGTATCCCGATTTAAGGGACGCCCTTGATAAACTACAGCTTAACGACGCTTCGCTTTTTTTTGAACCGGAAACTTCTGTTGCGCTAGGATTCGGATTTAGATGCGGATTTTTGGGGCTTTTGCATTTGGAGATTATACAGGAAAGGCTTGAGCGTGAGTTTAATCTTGATTTGGTGACTACTGCTCCAAGCGTTATATATAAGGTTTATTTAACTGACGGAACGGACTTTGAAATCAGTAATCCGAGCAATATGCCTGACCCGGCAAGAATACTTAAAATGGAGGAACCTATTGTAAAAGCAGAAATTATACTTCCTAAGGATTATATAGGGCCTATTATGGAACTTTGCCAGCAAAGAAGAGGGGAGTATATAAGTATGGAATATCTTGACGATACGAGGGCTATGCTTGTATACCATTTGCCGCTTAATGAAATTATTTATGACTTTTTTGATGTGCTTAAAAGCAGAAGCCGCGGATATGCGTCTTTTGACTATGATCTCATCGGATATAAGGAAAGCGAACTTGTTAAGCTAGATATACTTGTAAACAGGGAAGTTGTTGATGCCCTTTCATTTATTGTTCATAAGGAATCGGCTGTTGAACGAGGACGTAAAATTTGCGAAAAACTTAAAAAGGAAATACCAAGGCATTTATTTGAAATACCTATACAAGCCGCAATCGGCAGCAAAATTGTTGCCAGAACTACTGTAAGCGCAATGAGGAAAGATGTGCTTGCAAAATGTTACGGCGGAGATATAAGCAGGAAACGAAAACTCCTTGAAAAACAGAAGGAAGGAAAGAAACGCATGAGGCAGATAGGCAGCGTTGAAGTTCCGCAGGCAGCTTTTATGTCGGTGCTTAAGCTGGAGGAGGAATAA
- a CDS encoding thymidine phosphorylase yields the protein MNIIDIIIKKRDGKTLSKEEIDFFIKGVTNGSIADYQTSSMLMAIFINGLNTEETRNLTNSMTNSGEIYDLSAVKGVKVDKHSTGGVADTTTLILAPLVASLGAPVIKMSGRGLGFSGGTIDKLESIPGFNVNISKNDAIRFANKSGIVIMGQSENLTPADKKLYSLRDVTGTVDSLPLIVSSIMSKKIAAGADAVVLDVKCGNGAFMKDYKSARELAVQMAEIGKSVGKKVTAVISSMEQPLGQNIGNSLEVIEAIETLKGNVKGDLLEVVLTLGAYMLINAQKADNEETARQMLLENISNNKGLLKFKELVSQQGGNADITENYNIFGTCPYSYEVKSAYSGFISGMDTAQIGRASVETGAGRAKKTDSIDYCAGIILNVRIGDKVNKGDILATVYSSDEARCRSASNTVAEALKISDEKPETPKLILDIIR from the coding sequence GTGAATATAATTGATATAATCATAAAAAAACGCGACGGTAAAACTTTAAGCAAAGAAGAAATTGATTTCTTTATAAAAGGAGTAACGAACGGAAGTATTGCCGATTATCAAACCTCCTCAATGCTTATGGCTATATTTATAAACGGCCTTAATACCGAAGAAACCAGAAACCTAACAAACAGCATGACAAATTCCGGAGAAATATATGATCTGAGCGCAGTTAAAGGCGTCAAAGTCGATAAACATTCAACCGGCGGCGTTGCGGACACAACAACGCTTATACTTGCTCCTCTTGTTGCTTCTCTCGGAGCTCCCGTTATTAAAATGAGCGGCCGAGGCCTTGGATTTTCAGGCGGAACTATAGACAAGCTTGAATCAATACCGGGCTTTAACGTAAACATTTCTAAAAACGACGCCATAAGGTTCGCAAACAAAAGCGGTATAGTAATAATGGGGCAAAGCGAAAACCTCACCCCTGCAGATAAAAAACTTTATTCTTTGCGCGATGTAACCGGAACCGTTGACAGCCTTCCGCTGATAGTAAGCAGTATCATGAGCAAAAAAATCGCTGCCGGAGCCGACGCCGTAGTTCTGGACGTCAAATGTGGAAACGGCGCATTTATGAAGGATTATAAATCTGCACGGGAGCTTGCCGTTCAAATGGCGGAAATCGGAAAATCCGTCGGCAAAAAAGTTACGGCCGTCATAAGCAGTATGGAACAGCCTCTAGGTCAAAACATAGGAAACAGCCTTGAGGTAATCGAAGCAATAGAAACGCTTAAAGGCAATGTTAAAGGGGATCTCCTTGAAGTCGTCCTCACCCTCGGGGCATATATGCTTATAAACGCTCAAAAAGCTGACAATGAAGAAACGGCAAGGCAAATGCTGTTGGAAAATATATCAAATAATAAAGGGCTTTTAAAATTTAAAGAATTAGTTTCACAGCAGGGAGGAAACGCCGATATAACAGAAAACTATAATATATTCGGCACATGTCCGTATTCGTATGAAGTCAAATCGGCTTACTCAGGATTTATAAGCGGCATGGATACAGCTCAGATAGGACGCGCAAGCGTCGAAACAGGCGCGGGACGCGCTAAAAAAACAGACAGTATTGATTACTGTGCAGGTATTATATTAAATGTGCGTATAGGCGATAAAGTTAATAAAGGCGACATTTTGGCAACCGTTTATTCCTCCGATGAAGCGAGGTGCCGTTCAGCTTCAAATACAGTTGCAGAAGCGCTCAAAATTTCCGATGAAAAACCCGAAACGCCAAAATTGATACTTGATATAATAAGATGA